The genomic segment GCAGAAGGGACCGCTGACGGCGATGCAGATCCGGCTGACCGTCCTCGCGCCGCGCACCGGCCACGCACCGACGCGCGCGTGCGACGTCCTGCTCACGGCCCCGGCGGGCACCGCGCTCGCCGCCGTCGCCTCGGCCCTCGCCTCGGCGGTCCAGGGCCCCGAGGGGTCGCTCGGCGGCGGCGCGGTGATCCTCTTCGCCGGGCGGGAGCGGCTGGACTCCCAGCGCCTCTCCCTCGGCGAGCCGCCGCTGGTCGACGGCGCGGTGCTCTCCCTGCACTCCCCCGGCGAGGACGAACCGTCCACCGACGACTCCGTCCCGGCCCGGCTGCACGTGGTCGCCGGCCCCGACGCGGGCGGTGTCCACCTGCTGCACGGCGGGCAGATCCGCATCGGCCGCTCCGCCGACGCGGACGTACCTCTCGACGATCCCGACGTCTCCCGGCTGCACTGCGCGGTCACCGTCTCCGGCGACGGCCGGGTCACCGTGGCCGACCTCGGCTCCACCAACGGCACCTCACTGGACGGTGCCGAGATCGGCACCCGGCCGGTCCCGCTGTCGGCGGGCGCCCTGCTGCGGCTCGGCGAGTCCACCCTCCGCCTCGCCACCGGCCCCCGCCCCCCGGCGCTGGCCACCGCCCCCGACGGCGAGGGCCATCTGCGGGTGGCCCGCCCGGAGCCCGGCGCGCCCGGGAACGACGGCCCGGACCCGGCCCACGGGCACGGTGCGTACGCCGAGGAGACCCGGCCCTCCGGCCACGACTCGCCCTACCGCCAGGAGACCCCCGGACCGTCCCCCCGGCCTGACATGTCTCCCCGGCCCGGCGCGGAGCAGCCCCGGCGCGGCGGCATAGGGGCCTGGGCCCGCAGGCTGGCCGGCGGCCGCGCCGACCACGAGGCCGCGGACGCCGCGGCCGACCCCGCCCCCCGGTCCGCCCCGGGGCACGCGGGGTTCCTCGCCCCCTCCGCCCCGGCCGGCACCTGGCCGGATCCGGCGGCGGTGCTGCTGACCGCGCTCGGCCCGGGGCCCCGGCTCTGGGAGCGCGACCCCGCCCACCCGGAGGCGCTGGCCGTCCGGCTCGGCACGACCGACCGGGCGGAGCTGCCCTCGGTGCCGGTGACGGTCGGGCTGCGCGAGGCCGGTTCGCTCGGGCTCGCCGGGCCGTGGGACCGCCTCACCGGGCTGGCCCGCTCGGTGGTCGCCCAGCTCGCGGCCCTGCACTCCCCCACCGACCTGGAGATCGTGCTCATCAGCACGGACCGCAACCGCACGGCGGACGAGCGGCGAGGCGCCTGGTCCTGGCTGGGGTGGCTGCCGCATCTGCGGCCGATGCGCGGCCAGGACTGCCGGCTGCTCCTCGCGTACGACCGCGAGCAGGCGACGGCCCGTACGGACGAGCTGGTCCGCAGACTGGACGAGGGCCCGCTCGGCCCCGGCTGGCCGCACGCCGGGCGCGACACGGTGGCCGAGGCCGCCGGGGCGTGGACCGGCCCGTACACCGTGGTGGTCGTCGACGGCGACCCCGGGACGGCCGCGCTGCGGGAGACCACCGCGCGGCTGGCGGGCGCCGGTTCGGCGGCCGGGATCCACCTGATCTGCCTGGCGGAGACTCCGCCTGCCTCGCCGACCTCCCCGGTCACAGCGACCTACGAGGCCGCCTGCCACGCCTCCCTCGCCTTCCGCGAGTGCGGGGCGGTCGCCCTGCTGAGCGGGGACGTCGCGACGGCGCTCCGGCTGCTGCGCACGGCGGGCGGCCAGGTCGCGGGGCACGGCACGGTGGCGACCGTGGACGCGGTGTCGCCGGCCTGGGCCGAGCGCTTCGGGCGGGCGCTGGCCCCGCTGCGGGACGAGGGCCCGGGCGCGGCGGCGGACCTCGCGAGGACCGCCGCGCTGCCGCCCACCTCCCGGCTCCTCGACGAGCTGGGTCTGGCCCGGGCCACCCCGGCGTCGCTGATGGCCCGCTGGGCGTCGACCGCCGAGCGCCAGCCCGGCGCCTCGGCCCGGCCGACCCCCACCCCGTCGTCGGGGCGGCTCCGCGACCCCCAGGACACCCCGAGCCCCGGCCGCACCCTCAGCACCGGCTCCCTGCGCACCGCCCCTCTGGTCGGCGGCCAGCGCACCGGTTCCCCCGACTCGGGCCGCACCCCGTACCCCTCCCGCACCGACTCCGGGCGCACGCCGTACCCGGGTGCCCCGGACCCCCGCACCGACTCCGGCCGCACGCCGTACCCGGGTGCCGGGGATTCCCGTACCGACTCCGGCCGCACCCCCTACCCCGGCGCCACGGCGCGGGGTACGGGCGACACGCCGTACCCCGCCCCCGGGTCGCGTACCGGCTCCGAGCGCACCCCGTATCCGGCGTCGGCGGCCGCCGCGCCGGCCGCGGGCGGCGAAGGTGCCGGCGGGCTGGCCGGGCGGCCGGTGGTGGTGCTGGGGGCGGGGCCCCGGGGGCCGGTGAGCGTGGATCTCGCCGACGAGGGGCCGCACCTGCTCGTCGAGGGCCCGGCGGGCAGCGGGCGTACCGAACTGCTGCGGGCGATCGCCGCCTCGCTCGCCTCTGCCGCCCGTCCCGACCGGCTCGGCATCCTGCTGGTGGACGGGGCCGGGGCGGGCGGGGAGAACGGCGAGCCCGGCGAGGGCTTGCGCCCCTGCACCGAGCTGCCGCACGTCTTCTCGTACCTGTCGGCCTCCGATCCGGTCCGGATGCGGGAGTTCGCGCGGGCGCTCGGCGGTGAGCTGAAGCGCCGTGCGGAACTGCTCGGCGGACTGGACTTCGCCGAGTGGCACACCCGGCACGAGGTCGCGCAGCGGCTCGTCGGCCAGCGCCCGCCGAGCTCCTCGGAGCAGCGTGGGGACCCGGACTCCGCTTTGTCCACCACGGGCACGCTGCGGCTGCGGGCGGCCGCGCGGGCGGTGGACCCGGGGCCGTCGCCGCTGCCCCGGCTCGTGGTGCTCGCCGACGACTTCGACGCGCTGGTCGCCCCGGCGCTCGGCAGCCCGGGGCGGCCGGCCGCCGGGTCGGTGGTGCGGGCGCTGGAGGCGGTGGCCCGGGACGGCGGGCGGCTCGGGGTGCACCTGGTGGCGTCCTCGGGGCGCCCGGACCGCACCGAGGACACCGAGCTGGCGCGGGGTGCCCGGCTGCGGATCGTGCTGGACCCGCCGGTGCTGCCGCCCTCGCCGGACGAACCGGCGCCGGGGCGCGGCCGGCTGGGGCATCCGGACGGGCGGGTCACTCCGTTCCAGGGCGGCCGGGTGACGGGGCGCATCCCGCGCACGGCGACCCTGCGTCCGACGGTGGTGCCGCTGGAGTGGGAGCGGATGGGCGATCCGCCGACCCGCCGTCCCGTCCGCGAGCTAGGCAACGGGCCGACCGACCTGGCGCTCCTCGCCAGTGCGCTGGAGCGCGCGGCGCGCTCGGTGAACGCCGAGCGGCTGCCTCCGCTGCCGCCCGTCTCCTCGTGACTCCCGGCGAGGCGATTCCCGTTGTTCTCCGGTGCCTTCCGGCGGACGGAGCTGTCCTCCTGACCTCTGTCCGCCGGGTGCGCGTTTCCTCCTGAATCGACGTCACGAGCGGGTCACGATCGTCCGCCCGGCCCCCATGGCGGTATTGCGGGTCCTTCGCGCCCCGGCGTAGGACTGTGCCCACGGAGGACGCGGTACTCGCACAGTGGCGTGCGGACGCACGTCGCCGGGAAACGGGGCAGTGATGCACAGAACCCGACAAGTGGGCCGGGCGGCAACGGTGTTCGCCGCGATAGGCGCGCTGGCGCTGACCGGCTGCTCGGGCGGTTCGGACGACGGCAAGGACGGCAAGGACACCGGGGGTGCCACGGCGGGCGCGAGCGAATCGCCCACGTCGACCGTCGCGTTACCTCGCCTGGACGGTGAGCAGATCTCCGTGGCGGCCGTGTGGACGGGCGCGGAGCAGCAGAACTTCATCAAGGTTCTGGACGAGTTCGAGAAGCGGACGGGAGCGAAGGTCAGCTTCGTCCCCGCGCAGGACCCGATCGTCAACTTCCTCGGTACGAAGATCGCGGGCGGCCAGCCGCCGGACGTGGCGATGATCCCGCAGGTGGGCGCGATCCAGCAGGCCGTGGCGAAGAAGTGGGCCAAGCCCGTCGGCAACGAGGCGCGGGCCCAGCTCGGCCAGAACTACGCGCAGGTCTGGCAGGACCTCGGTGCCGTGGACGGCACCCAGTACGGCGTCTACTACAAGGCCGCCAACAAGTCGCTGGTCTGGTACAACGCCAAGGCCTTCGAGAACGCGGGCGCGGCCGAGCCGAAGACCTGGAAGGACTTCCTGACCACCGCGGAGACGGTGTCGGCCTCCGGGATCACCCCGGTGTCGGTCGGTGGGGCGGACGGCTGGACCCTCACCGACTGGTTCGAGAACATCTACCTCTCCCAGGCGGGCCCGGAGAAGTACGACCAGCTGGCGAAGCACGCGATCAAGTGGACGGACCCGTCCGTGAAGGACGCGCTCACCACCCTCGGCCAGCTCTTCGGCAAGCCGGAACTGATCGCGGGCGGCGCGTCCGGGGCGCTCCAGACCGAGTTCCCGGCGTCGGTGACGCAGACCTTCACCGGCGGGGACCAGCCGAAGGCCGCGATGGTCTTCGAGGGCGACTTCGTGTCCGTCAACATCGCGGAGACCGACGCGAAGATCGGTACGGACGCCAAGGTGTTCCCGTTCCCGGCGGTCGGCGCCGACTCCCCGGTGGTGACCGGCGGGGACGCGGCGGTGGCGTTGAAGGACTCGAAGGGCGCCCAGGCGCTGCTGACCTTCCTGGCGTCCACGGACGCGGCGAAGATCTCGGCCGGGGCGGGCGGGTTCCTCTCGCCGAACAAGTCCCTGGACCCGGCCGTGTACCCGAACGACGTGCAGCGCACCATGGCGCAGGCGCTGATCGCGGCCGGCGACGACGTCCGGTTCGACATGTCGGACCAGGCGCCGCAGTCCTTCGGCGGCACGCCCGGCAAGGGCGAGTGGAAGATCCTCCAGGACTTCCTGAAGAGTCCGAAGGACATCGCGGGGGCCCAGCGGGCGCTGGAGTCCGCCGCCGCCGAGGCGTACACGAGCTGACGCGGTGACGACAGCGACGACGGGGGGCGCCGGTGCGGTGCCCCCCGCTCACCCGGGTCCCCCCGTCCGTACCCGTACCGGCCGCCCCTCCCGGCGGTCCGGCCGAGGTGTCACCGGCACCCGCAGAACCGTCGCGGTGGCGTTCCTGCTGCCCGCGCTGGTGCTGCTCGGCGCGCTGGTGGTCTATCCGATCGCCTACTCCGTCTACCGTTCGTTCCTCGACCAGGCGGGCACCGGCTTCGCCGGGTTCGACAACTACCAGAAGCTCTTCACGGACGACTCGATCCGTACGGCGGTCAAGAACAACCTGATCTGGGTGGTCCTCGCGCCCACCGTCTCCACCGCGCTCGGCCTGATCTTCGCGGTGCTGACCGAACGCATCCGCTGGGGCACGGCGTTCAAGCTGGTCGTCTTCATGCCGATGGCGATCTCCATGCTGGCCGCCGGGATCATCTTCCGGCTGGTCTACGACGAGGCCCCGGAGCGCGGGGTCGCCAACGCGGTCTGGGTGGGCGTGCACGACACCTTCGCGCAGTCCGCCGGGTTCCCGAAGGCCCATCCGCTGCCGGTGCACCCGTTGAAGGCGGGCGGCGGCGGGTCGTTCGTCACGAAGGCGACGGTACGGGCGGGCGTCCCGGTGCTGCTGCCGCTGGTCGGGGTCGTACCGGAGAAGATGCCGCACGACGCGGAACCGGCGCGTACCCCGGCGCCGGACGGCGACCGGATCACCGGCACCGCCTGGCTGGACTTCACCAAGGGCGGCGGCGGGAAGCCCAACACGGTCGACGCGAAGGAACTGGGCCTCAAGGGCATCGAGGTGGAGGCGGTGAAGGACGGCAAGGTCGTCGCCACCGCCACGGCCGGCGCCGACGGGTCCTTCTCGCTGCCCGCCGCCGCCGACGGCGCGGTGCTCCGGCTGCCCGCCGACAACTTCCGCGAACCGTACAACGGGGTCTCCTGGCTCGGCCCGAGCCTCGTCACCCCCGGGATCATCGGCAGTTACGTCTGGATGTGGGCGGGCTTCGCGATGGTGCTGATCGCGGCGGGCCTCGCCGGTCTCCCCCGCGAGCTCCTGGAGGCGGCGCGGGTCGACGGGGCGAACGAGTGGCAGGTCTTCCGCCGGATCACCGTGCCGATGCTGGCACCGGTCCTCGCGGTGGTGCTGGTCACGCTCATGATCAACGTACTGAAGGTCTTCGACCTGATCTTCATCATCGCGCCGGGCTCCTCCCAGGACGACGCCAACGTCCTCGCCCTCCAGCTGTACCGCTCCTCCTTCGGTACGGACGCGGACCTGGGCGTCGGCAGCGCGATCGCCGTCCTC from the Streptomyces sp. NBC_01335 genome contains:
- a CDS encoding FHA domain-containing protein produces the protein MQIRLTVLAPRTGHAPTRACDVLLTAPAGTALAAVASALASAVQGPEGSLGGGAVILFAGRERLDSQRLSLGEPPLVDGAVLSLHSPGEDEPSTDDSVPARLHVVAGPDAGGVHLLHGGQIRIGRSADADVPLDDPDVSRLHCAVTVSGDGRVTVADLGSTNGTSLDGAEIGTRPVPLSAGALLRLGESTLRLATGPRPPALATAPDGEGHLRVARPEPGAPGNDGPDPAHGHGAYAEETRPSGHDSPYRQETPGPSPRPDMSPRPGAEQPRRGGIGAWARRLAGGRADHEAADAAADPAPRSAPGHAGFLAPSAPAGTWPDPAAVLLTALGPGPRLWERDPAHPEALAVRLGTTDRAELPSVPVTVGLREAGSLGLAGPWDRLTGLARSVVAQLAALHSPTDLEIVLISTDRNRTADERRGAWSWLGWLPHLRPMRGQDCRLLLAYDREQATARTDELVRRLDEGPLGPGWPHAGRDTVAEAAGAWTGPYTVVVVDGDPGTAALRETTARLAGAGSAAGIHLICLAETPPASPTSPVTATYEAACHASLAFRECGAVALLSGDVATALRLLRTAGGQVAGHGTVATVDAVSPAWAERFGRALAPLRDEGPGAAADLARTAALPPTSRLLDELGLARATPASLMARWASTAERQPGASARPTPTPSSGRLRDPQDTPSPGRTLSTGSLRTAPLVGGQRTGSPDSGRTPYPSRTDSGRTPYPGAPDPRTDSGRTPYPGAGDSRTDSGRTPYPGATARGTGDTPYPAPGSRTGSERTPYPASAAAAPAAGGEGAGGLAGRPVVVLGAGPRGPVSVDLADEGPHLLVEGPAGSGRTELLRAIAASLASAARPDRLGILLVDGAGAGGENGEPGEGLRPCTELPHVFSYLSASDPVRMREFARALGGELKRRAELLGGLDFAEWHTRHEVAQRLVGQRPPSSSEQRGDPDSALSTTGTLRLRAAARAVDPGPSPLPRLVVLADDFDALVAPALGSPGRPAAGSVVRALEAVARDGGRLGVHLVASSGRPDRTEDTELARGARLRIVLDPPVLPPSPDEPAPGRGRLGHPDGRVTPFQGGRVTGRIPRTATLRPTVVPLEWERMGDPPTRRPVRELGNGPTDLALLASALERAARSVNAERLPPLPPVSS
- a CDS encoding ABC transporter substrate-binding protein, whose protein sequence is MHRTRQVGRAATVFAAIGALALTGCSGGSDDGKDGKDTGGATAGASESPTSTVALPRLDGEQISVAAVWTGAEQQNFIKVLDEFEKRTGAKVSFVPAQDPIVNFLGTKIAGGQPPDVAMIPQVGAIQQAVAKKWAKPVGNEARAQLGQNYAQVWQDLGAVDGTQYGVYYKAANKSLVWYNAKAFENAGAAEPKTWKDFLTTAETVSASGITPVSVGGADGWTLTDWFENIYLSQAGPEKYDQLAKHAIKWTDPSVKDALTTLGQLFGKPELIAGGASGALQTEFPASVTQTFTGGDQPKAAMVFEGDFVSVNIAETDAKIGTDAKVFPFPAVGADSPVVTGGDAAVALKDSKGAQALLTFLASTDAAKISAGAGGFLSPNKSLDPAVYPNDVQRTMAQALIAAGDDVRFDMSDQAPQSFGGTPGKGEWKILQDFLKSPKDIAGAQRALESAAAEAYTS
- a CDS encoding carbohydrate ABC transporter permease; this translates as MTTATTGGAGAVPPAHPGPPVRTRTGRPSRRSGRGVTGTRRTVAVAFLLPALVLLGALVVYPIAYSVYRSFLDQAGTGFAGFDNYQKLFTDDSIRTAVKNNLIWVVLAPTVSTALGLIFAVLTERIRWGTAFKLVVFMPMAISMLAAGIIFRLVYDEAPERGVANAVWVGVHDTFAQSAGFPKAHPLPVHPLKAGGGGSFVTKATVRAGVPVLLPLVGVVPEKMPHDAEPARTPAPDGDRITGTAWLDFTKGGGGKPNTVDAKELGLKGIEVEAVKDGKVVATATAGADGSFSLPAAADGAVLRLPADNFREPYNGVSWLGPSLVTPGIIGSYVWMWAGFAMVLIAAGLAGLPRELLEAARVDGANEWQVFRRITVPMLAPVLAVVLVTLMINVLKVFDLIFIIAPGSSQDDANVLALQLYRSSFGTDADLGVGSAIAVLLLLLVIPVMAFNIRRIRKEGRR